TTGTCCGTGTTCTCCTGGATAAGGTAGGAGGTCTCCAGGCCGGCTTTGTTGCATTCCTCGACGAGGATGTTCTGGTATTCCTTCGGGAGCCGGTTGAACCAGTCGGAGCTGATCACGATGAAGTTGATGAGCAGGAAATGCCCGGTCTCGTCGACATACTTGAGGACCTCGTACAGGCTTCCATCCATGATGTTGTCATACACCAGTTCTACCCCATCGATAGCTCCCTGCTGCAAAGCGGTGTACATCTCGCCGAAGGCCATGGCGACAGGTGTTGCGCCCAGGGACCTGACACCCTCCTGCCAGATCGGTGCCGGAGCGGTCCTTATGCGCAGGCCCTTCAGGTCCTCCGGCTTCCGGATCGGCTTATTGGTCATGAAGTGCCGGAATCCCTGAACCCACTGGAACGAGAGCACCTGGAAGCCGTACTGCTTGGCCAGCCGTTCGGTCCATGTCTTCACCGTCGGCAGCTTGCTGAGCTTGACCACGTCTTCGATGCTGTCCACAAAGTAGGGGGCATTCATTACGGCGATGTCGGGAATGTAGTTCCCCATGCGGGCCGAGTCGGTGTTCTGGCCTATCGGAACGCCTTGGCGGATCTGCTCCAGGATGTCCTCTTCCACACCCAGCTGTGCACTGTGGAACACCAGAATCTGAAAATCGCCGTTGGTCCGCTCGGCCACCCGCTGCGCCCACTTCTGGAAGCCCGCGTGGTACGGATGGTTCGGGCCCAGCACATGGTTGAAGCGGAGAGTGTAGGTCGGCTGCTTGGCGTACGCGGCCGGAAGGAACAGAGCCGCGGCCAGCAGCGCGAGTAGGCATACGATCAGGAATCTTCTCATGACTCGTAACCTCCTCATTCGTCTGATAGCAGCTATTCCTCCCCGGTAACCCAACACTCCCGTCACATTGCAATCACCTCTTCTTGGCGGTTTCGACTGAAAACGCAGTCTAGACGGAATAGTGAGTCGGTAGTCCAACTACGTATTCGCCCGGGCAGGGACAATTCCTGCTATCAAAACCAAGAAAGTGCACGCGCGTAACGACGGCCAAATGTCTCCCGGCGCCAGGTCCAACGATCTAGCAGGAATTCCAGCCTTCCTGTAGCACTACTACAGCAACAGGAGGGAGCCCGGATGATCAGTCTGATTCAAGAGAGACTCGACACGCTGCGGAGATCCGAGAGACGGGTGGCGGAGTTCACTCTCGAACACCTTGAGGAGGTCCTTTACCTTTCAGTGTCCGAGCTGGCGGACCGGACCGGCACCAGCGATCCGACCGTCATCCGGTTCTGCCGGTCGCTCGGTCTGCGCGGCTACCAGGAGTTCAAGATCGAACTCGCCCGGCAGCTGGTACCCCGCGAAAGGACTATCCATGAAGCGGCAGAAGGCGGTGATGACCCCGCCTCACTGGTCCGCCGGGTCTTCGCCGCCAACACCGACGCCCTCGCCCAGACCCTGCAGGTGCTCGACCCCGTAGAGGTGGGGAGGGCGATCGATGCTCTGGCCAAAGCCGGCAGAATCGAGTTCTACGGGATGGCTGCCTCGGGTGTAGTGGCACTGGACGCCTACCACAAGTTCTTCCGCTTGGGCATCCCCTGCGCCGCTCTGACCGATCCGCACATGCAAGCCATGTCCGCGGCGCTCCTCCAGGCAGACGACGTAGCTGTAGCCATCTCCCACTCGGGGGCTACCAAGGATATCGTAGAGTCTCTGCGCATCGCCAGGGAGGCCGGCGCCGTCACCGTGGCCATCATCGGCCGCCGGGTCTGCCCTGTGGCTGCCGTGGCCGACATCAAGCTCTGGTGCCACACCCGGGAACAGGAGTTCAAGCCGGAAGCGGTTGCCTCGCGCATCGCGCAGCTCTCGGTGATCGACGCGCTCACCGTCGGGGTTGCCCTGCGCCGCAAGAGCATCGCCGTGGAAAACCTGGAGAAGACACGGCGGGCACTGGTCAACAAGAGGTATTGAGCCGCACCCGGGAGTGAGACTTGGCGCATGTCGCCTCACCGTCAACCTGCCGGGCTACCGCGGAGACCATGCCTTTCGCCGACGGATGCCACTCAGCGCGGTCGTCGACGTAAATACGTGGGACACAATGAACCCCAGAGCCAATAACTCCGTTGGGGATCGATGATGCGAGACAGATCGAAGGCTGGGGCATGGGAATGCGCCTCGTGCGCGGCGGTTCAGGTCTGATCGGCGAAACGCCACCAGGCGTACGTGCCCAATAGCCCAGCAGGACTGGCCAGGCAGAGAATGGCGTAAC
This is a stretch of genomic DNA from Bacillota bacterium. It encodes these proteins:
- a CDS encoding MurR/RpiR family transcriptional regulator — encoded protein: MISLIQERLDTLRRSERRVAEFTLEHLEEVLYLSVSELADRTGTSDPTVIRFCRSLGLRGYQEFKIELARQLVPRERTIHEAAEGGDDPASLVRRVFAANTDALAQTLQVLDPVEVGRAIDALAKAGRIEFYGMAASGVVALDAYHKFFRLGIPCAALTDPHMQAMSAALLQADDVAVAISHSGATKDIVESLRIAREAGAVTVAIIGRRVCPVAAVADIKLWCHTREQEFKPEAVASRIAQLSVIDALTVGVALRRKSIAVENLEKTRRALVNKRY
- a CDS encoding C4-dicarboxylate TRAP transporter substrate-binding protein, producing the protein MRRFLIVCLLALLAAALFLPAAYAKQPTYTLRFNHVLGPNHPYHAGFQKWAQRVAERTNGDFQILVFHSAQLGVEEDILEQIRQGVPIGQNTDSARMGNYIPDIAVMNAPYFVDSIEDVVKLSKLPTVKTWTERLAKQYGFQVLSFQWVQGFRHFMTNKPIRKPEDLKGLRIRTAPAPIWQEGVRSLGATPVAMAFGEMYTALQQGAIDGVELVYDNIMDGSLYEVLKYVDETGHFLLINFIVISSDWFNRLPKEYQNILVEECNKAGLETSYLIQENTDKVRKQVQEKGMVIIKDVDVAAFKKESEAAYRKMNLLEVRDQIYKDLGK